The genomic region AGGCACTTGAGCGCCTCGCGGCCGTTGCCGCAGGTGAGGACCTTGTAGCGCTCCTCCTCGAGGATGGCCTTCACCGCCTCCACGATGTCCAGCTCGTCGTCGACGATGAGGATGGTCTTCATGACTTCCTCCGCCGCAGCAGGCCCCGCCGCTTGGACTTCTTCTTCGCCCCGTCCGAACCCATGGGCGGCGCGACATCCTCCGCGCGGGCGCCCTCGCGCAGCCGGGCGTGGCCGGTGAGGATGGCCTCGGCGCTCTCGAACGTGTCGGCGACGTTGATGCCCTCGTCGGTGATGGCGAACTCGCGGATGCCGCTGTCGTACTGGCTCTCGCGCATCTTCATGATGGAGATGAGCCGGTACAGCTGCGAGCGCAGCTCCACGTAGCGCATGAGGATGATGTTCTCCACGTACGCCGCGGCCTCCGGCAGCGGGGCGTCCACCCCGGAGCTGAGCAGGGGCGTCTCCTCGGAGTAGATGGTGGTGGAGTCCAGCATGCGCAGTTGGTGCGAGAGGGCGGAGAAGAAGCGGCCGATCCGGTCCGGGTACACGGCGGCGGAGCGGAAGCCGGACACCCCGTCGATGAAGAGCCGCAGCCGCTTCACGTTCCGCTCCTGGATGCGCTCCAGCAGCCGCTCGGCGAGCGAGTCCATGTTGTGCTCCAGCGGGGGCTGCCACTGGATCTCGATGAGGCCCTTGTCCACGTACTTCTTGAGGTCCTTCATCCCCACGCCGGCGGCCTTCTCCAGCAGCCGGGGAGGCGTCTCGTAGAAGCCGAAGTAGACGCCGGGCTGTCCCTCGCGGGCGCCCTGGAGGAGGAAGTGGAGCCCCAGCAGCGTCTTGCCGGTGCCGGGAGCGCCCAGCAGCATGGTGGTGGAGCCGGACAGCAGCCCGCCATGGAGCGACTCGTCCAGGCGGGGGATGCCGAAGGACATCCGGATGCGATCCTCGCGGCCCTTCTCCTCCGGGTTGGCGAACTGCACCTCCGTGCGCGGGTGGATGACGATGCCCCTCTCGGAGATCTCCACCTCGTGGCGGCCCAGCAGCGAGTCACTGCCGCGGAACTTGAGCGCGACGAGCTCTCGCACCGCCCGCGGTCCGGAGAGCCAGAGCGACAGCTCGAAGACGCCGTCCACGGCGGTGTTCTCCGGGTGGAGCTCTCCCTCGTGGTGGGGGGACAAGAGCAGGGTGGTGCACCCGAGCAGGCCCACGAACGTCTGGAGATCCTGGAGGAAGCGCTTGAACGTCAGGTCCGAGCGGGCGAACTCCTTGGCCGCGTCCATGCCGTCGATGATGAGCAGGGAGGCCTGGTGCTGGAGGGCGGTGCGCCGCACCATGTCCAGCAGGCCCTTGAGGCCCTCCTTCTCCAGCTCGGCGTAGCCGCTGATGTAGTGGAGCCTCTCGGGGATGACGCTCGCGTCGAAGAACGTCATCTCCTGGAGGTTGGCGAGCATGCGCGCGTGAGACTCGGACAGGAGCGTCACGTAGAGGGCACGGCCACCGTTCTTGACGTGGTTGAAGGCGATCTGGTTGGCCAGCACCGTCTTTCCGGAGCCGGGCGGGCCCAGCACCGAGTACGAGGCCCCCTTCAGCAGGCCGCCCTTGGTGATGAAGTCCAGCCGCGGGACGCCGGTGATCAGGCGCTCGTGGCCCGTCTTCCGGTCCTTCTCTCCTTGTCCAGCGCCTTGTCCTGTCGACACCGCACGTTCTCCCTTCTCAATACCGCTCGGTCCGGCGCCGGGGCAGGAGCACCTGGAAGGTGGCCCCCTGGCCGGGCTGGCTGGTGACCGAGATCGTCCCTCCGTGCGCCGTGACGATCTCCTTGGTGATGTAGAGGCCCAGCCCCAGGCTCTGGGACTGCTGGGTGCTCGTGGCGCGCTCGAAGCGGCCGAAGATGCGGGACTGATCCTCCGGGGCGATGCCGATGCCCTCGTCGCGGACCTGGAGCATGGCCCACTCGGGGCGCTCCTCCACGCTGATGTGCACCGGCCGGCCGGCGCCATACTTGATGGCGTTGGTGACCAGGTTGGTGACCACCTGCTCCAGGCGCAGGCGGTCTCCGAAGAGGACGACGGGCTCGTGAGGCAGCTCGAACTGGAGCTTGACGCCCACGGCGCGGGCCTGGGCCTCCAGGCGCAGGGCCATCTCGCCGACGACCTCCACGAGATCCACGGCGCTCACCTCCAGGCGAAGCCGGTGGCTGGTGACGCGCGAGACGTCCAGCAGGGCGTCGAGCAGCTGCTGCAGCCGTTCGATCTGACGGACGGCGGGCGAGAGGCTCTTCTCGACGGAGGACTTGGGGATGGTGTCGGTGGAGCTGCGGAGGGCCAGGTAGAGGGCGCGCTCGAGGTTGAGGCGCAGGGCGGTGAGGGGCGTCTTCAGCTCGTGGGCGGCGACGGAGAGGAACTCGTCCCGGGCGCGGATGGCGCTCTGGGCGCGGCCTTGCAGGCGCAGGAGCGCCTCGATGTTGGCGAGCAGCTCCTCCTCGTCCATGGGAGTCGTCCAGTAGGCGTCGGCGCCATGGGCGAGGCCCCGGATGCGGTCCTCGTGCTGGACGGAGACGGCCGAGAGGTGGGCGATGAGGAGATCCCGGGTGTCTTCGTTCTGGCGCAGGCGGCGGCACACCTCGTAGCCGTCCAGGTCCGGCAGGTGGACGTCGAGCAGGACGAGATCCGGCTGGCCCGCGGCGATGGTGAGCGCCTGCCGTCCGTTGGCGGCCTCCAGCACCTGGTAGCCCGCCATGCGCAGCATGTGGGAGACCATGTAGAGGGTCGCCGGGTGGTCGTTGACGTTGAGGATGGTGGCCTTCGGAGGTGGCCGTTCACCCGTATGTCCAGGCGCGTTCACAATTCTTCCTGCCAGGAAGAGTGCAGACCGTAGTGCAGAAGCGGAATCCCCGAATGTGCGCGCGCATGCACGATTTTTGCTGAATCCCGCGCCGGTGTTGGGTGGTGGTCAGAAGCGGGGCGGCCGGTAGCCGAAGGTAGCCGGGAGGACGAACCTGGGTAGTGGCCATGAGCGCTCTTGCTTCTTTCTATCTGCTCGATAGCGACCAACTTCGTCCTCTCCTCAATGCGGCGGCTCCTCGAAGGCACGAGGTGAGGCGGGCGCTGGGGCTCCTCAAGCCGAAGGTGATCGAGACCTACCCCATCCATCCGTTTCTCGAGGAGCACGCCACCCGATTGCCGACCTTCTGTGACTCGGGATGGGCCTTTGTCCCTCTGGAGCTCATGCTGGAGGCCCAGGGGGTCAGCCTCTTCCGTGGTGCCGCCCTCGCAGCCGAGAGCGAGCAGCTTTCAGCTCACCTGAAGAACTCGTTGGCCCTCTTCGACTACGCCCGCGCCCAGGCACTCCTCACGCAGCTCCAGGCTGTTGCGTTGACGCCGAACCAGGTCACTGAGTTTCTCGTAGCTGAATACGGCGAGGCCGAGCCCCTATCGGTTGAAGCTGTCTTGGCCGCATTCCGCCAGGCTCAAGCGTGGCTGGGGCAAGTAGGCCCCCATGGCCTAGGGCTGCTCTGGGTGGGGTAAGCAGCGGTACGAATCCACATCGTCTTCAACAGGGAGTACGACATCTGCTACGCGGGTGGTGCACCCTGGAATACGGTGGGGCCTGATCTGCCCTACGCGGACAAGTGACGATGCCAACGGCCATGAGGGCGCTCCTCGAAGAGATCTCCCGTCGCCATTTCCCGCATCCACCCGCGACGCTCGAGGAGATCGCGGCTCTCGAGAAGAGGATGGGCTGGCGGTTGGATCCGGATCTCCGTGACTTCTATCTGCACTGCAATGGAGCGGAGCTGTTCAAGCGACTCCCGGACGCGCCCTACCAGATCCTTCCGCTGTCGGAGATCGTTCGAGCTCGGGTCGCTGTTTTCGGCAAGGACGAGGATCGGCTGGGGCCCGTCTCCCAATACGCCATCTGCGATGTGCAGGATGGGAACTATGTCCTGATCGACGTGTCCAGGCAGGAGCAGGGGCGCTATCCGATCATCGATTGTGACCATGAGGCCTTCCCGGATCCGGCGTACTGCCCGCAGATCGCGGCATCGTTCGCGGAGTTCCTGGAAGGAGCGCTGCGCAGCCAGGGCCGGCACTTCTACTTGCAGACGGAGAAGAACTAGGAAGCGCGCTGGGAATCCGCCCGGGACCGCAGCTTCGCGAACAGCTCTTGCGGCATGGAGGCCGTGCCCAGGTGCCGCCCCGGTGCCACCTTCTCGCCGTGGAAATCGCTGCCGGCGGTGGGCACCAGATCGAACTCCCTGGCCAGCGACAGGTACTTCTCCCGCACGCTCGGGTTGTGATCCGAGTGGTGCACCTCCAGCCCCGCCAACCCCGCCTTCGCCAGCGTCTCCACCTCCATCCGGTTCATCTTCGAGGTGCCCGGGTGGGCGAGGGTGGCCGTGCCTCCCGCGTTGCGGATGAGCTTGATGGCGTCCGCCCCGTCCAGCCGGAAGCGATCCACCCACGCGGGCCGCCCGTCCCCCAGGAACCGGTCGAACGCCTCCTTCGTGTCCACGCACCAGCCCTTCTCCACCAGCACCCGCGCCAGGTGCGGCCGCGCCAGGTGTCCCTTCTCCGCGATGGCGTACACGTCCTCCATCCGCACCGGGAAGCCCAGCTTGCGCATCTTCTCCACCATCTGCTCCATGCGCTGTTGGCGCTCGGTGCGCAGCATGTCCGCGAACCGCGAGATGTCCGGATCCTCCGGCCGCAGGAAGTGTCCCAGGATGTGCGCCTCGCGCCCCAGCACGAAGGCGGACAGCTCGATGCCCGGCACCAGCTCCATCCCCCGGGCCTTCGCCGCCTCCTTCGCCGCCGCCAGCCCCGCCACAGTGTCGTGGTCCGTCACCGCCAGCACCGTGACCCCGGCCGCGGACGCCAGCGCCAGCAGCTCCTCCGGCGAGTGCTGGCCATCACTGGCGGTGGTGTGGGAGTGGAGATCGATCACGACAGGCTCCGGGGCTCGGGTGGAAGGGCTCCACTCCCTCTCATAGCCGAAGCCCGGTCCCCGGCGCACACCTTGCCGCCGACTGGCCATGACTGAACTGCGGGCCTCCGAGCCCTCGCCCGGCCCGACCGCCTGCGCGTAGATTCCTGGACACCTATGGCCAAGACGGACGACACCATCGAGAACCGGGTCTATCTCTTCGAGTCACTCGCCAGCAGCTATGTGGCGGCGGCCTCCGAGCTGCTGGGCTCCGAGGATGAGGCGGTGCGCCAGCGGGCCATGCGCGCGCTGGCCGAGCTGGCCTACGTCTCCTGTGTCGTCGCCGACACCCAGCACCTCACCCCCGAGCAGGTCCGCGAGCGCGTCCTGGGCTCCTTCGCGCCGGAAGAGGCTCCCAAGGCCCGGGCGGCAAAGCGCCGCTGAGCGTGCTCCCCACGACGCGCCGCGAGTGCTATAGCCGCGCGCCATGGCCAAGACCTCGAACCCCAAGAAGTCCCTGCGCTCCGCCTACTCGGGAGCGCGCAAGGCGGATCCTCGTCCCATCACGGGCAAGGAGAAGCCCACCGAGCTGCTCGCCCATGCCTTCAGCGCCTACGTGGGCCGGCAGGAGCGCACCGCCTTCGAGCTGATGACGAAGTCGCTCGAGCAGGACGCCTCCATCTTCCTCACCCTCTCGGGCGCCATGACGCCGGCGGGCCTGCACCAGAGCTGCCTCATCCCGCTCATCGAGAAGGGCGTCATCTCCGCGCTCACCACCACCGGCGCCAACCTCTACCACGACGCCCACCGCATCATCGGCCACGCCATCCGCGAGGTGAACCCCAACGCGGGCGATCTCCAGTACCGGCTGGCGCGCATCATCCGCATCTACGACCTGGGCTTCTGGGAGGAGGCGCTGCTGGACACCGACCGGCTCTTCTCCGCCATCATCCGCGGCCCCGAGTTCCAGCGGAAGATGACCACGCCCGAGTTCCACTACCTGCTGGGCAAGGCCGTCTACCAGATCGAGAAGAAGCTCGGGGTGAAGCAGCCCTCGCTGCTGTCCACCTGCTACAAGCACGCGGTGCCCATCTGGGTGGGCGCGGTGCAGGACGGCTCCATCTTCCTCAACGTCGTGAAGCTCAAGCGCCTGCTGGGCGCCGAGTTCAAGTTCGAGCTCGACATCAACGACGACGTCTACTCCATGGCGGCGATGCAGCACTTCTGCCGCCACCACGGCTCGAAGAAGCTGGCGATCTGGATCCTCGGCGGCGGCGTGCCCAAGAACTACACGCTCCAGGGCGAGCCCCTGCTGGATCAGATCCTCAACGTGCCCACCACGGGCTTCGACATCGACGTGCAGTTCTGCGTGGACCCGGTGGACAACGGCGCGCTGTCGAGCTGCCCGGCCGGTGAGGGCCACACCTGGGGCAAGGTCTCCGTGGAGGCGGTGGAGACGGGCTCCATGTACGTGCACTGCGACGTGACGGCCGTCTTCCCCTGGCTCACCCACGCGCTGCTGTCCGAGCCGAAGAACAAGCGCAAGCCCATGCGGCTGATGGACAAGATGCAGGAGGCCATCGGCTTCCTGGACGCGGACGTGAAGAAGCGCAGCAAGACGCTGATGAAGACCCTGGACTGGAGCATCCAGGACGCCGAGCCCTCCACCGCGGAGGACGCGGAGAAGCACGAGGCCTACGTCCGCTGAAGCCACCCCCGCGCACAGGAGCACCGCCATGAGCCAGCCCTCGCAGCCCACCGGCGTGGTGATGACCGCCACCACCGCCCCGGCCTTCAAGACGCAGCTCCAGCACGGGCCCTCGGGCTCGTCCTTCGCCACCGAGGCCCCCAAGGACAACGGTGGCACGGGCGGCTCGTTCTCCCCCACGGACCTGGTGGGCGCGGCGCTCGCCTCGTGCGCGCTCACCACCATGGCCCTGGCCGCCTCGCGGGAGAACATCCCCTTCGGTGAGGCCAAGGCCACGGTGGAGAAGCGGATGACGCCTCCGCCGCGCCGCATCGGCGAGCTGGTGCTGAACATCCAGATGCCCGCGGGCTTGTCTCGCGCCCACCGGGCCCGGCTGGAGGAGGTAGCCCATGGCTGCCCCGTGGCGCGCAGCCTCCACCCGGACCTGAAGCTCCCCGTCACCTTCAGCTACCCGGACGAGCCTCGCGAGGGCTGAAGGCCTTCACGACCCAGGGGGACGCTCGGCCGCCCGGATGCTCTTCAGCCACGGGAGCCGGGCGTCCTGCATCCTGCTCGTGGAATGCCGACTCTGGCGGGTAACGCTCGCGAGGGAGGCAAGACGTGGACGTCAAGCTGCTGGGCATCTACCTGAATGATCATCTGTCTGGCGCACGCGCGGGCATCGACCTCGCCCGCCGGGCCGCGCGGGAGAACCAGGGCAACCCGCTGGGCGACTTCCTCGCCACGCTGAGCGCCGAGCTGGAGCAGGATCGCGCGCTCGTCGAGCAGGTGCTGCGCACGCTGAAGGTGCCGCGCGACACGCTCAAGCAGAGCGTGGCCTGGGTGGGGGAGAAGGTGGCGCGGCTGAAGCTCAACGGCCGTCTGGTGCGCTACTCCCCGCTGAGCCGCTTCGAGGAGTTGGAGGCGCTGTTCCTGGGCACCCAGGGCCGGCGCGCGATGTGGCGCATGCTCAGGCGGCTGGCGCGCACGGAGCGGCAGCTGGCGGGCTTCGACTTCGAGGTCCTCGTCGCCCGCACGGAGATGCAGCTGAGGAACCTGGAGCGCTGGCGCCTGCAGGCGGCGGACACCGCCTTCACCCACGCTCCGTTCATCTCCACCTCGCTGTTCCCCGCGGAGAACGCAGGGCAGTGAAAAGACAGAGCTGTCTTTCACTTATGAACGTTCATAAGTAAAAGACAGCGTCATCTTTCAGCAGCCCTGGAAGAGAGCCTCAGTGGCTCTCGGGCTCTCAGGTTCCGGTCGGCGGAGGGGTGGTGCGCGGGGCTCCCGCGTCATGCGGGGCCACCAGGCGCAGCTGGCCGTGGCTGGCCGCGGCGAACTTCGCGTCCACGTCCCGCTCCAGGTACGTGTAGCCGCCCAGGCCCTCCTCGTACATCCGCAGCAGCGAGCGTGACTCGTCCAGGGTGATGCGCCCCTGCCGCAGCGCCACCTCGGTGAACTTGCGCAGCCGCGCCACCAGATCGTCCTTGTTGTAGCTCACGTAGTGGAGCACCTCATTGACGGTGTCTCCCTCCACCACGTGATCGATCAGGTAGCCCCCGTTGGGCGCCAGCGACACCTGCACCGCGTGCGTGTCCCCGAACAGGTTGTGCAAGTCTCCCAGGATCTCCTGGTACGCGCCGACCAGGAAGATGCCCAGGTAGTAGTCGTCATCGTTGAGCGAGTGCAGCTCCAGCGAGTCCTTCACCTCGCGCTTGTCGATGAAGTGCTCGATCTTCCCGTCCGAGTCGCAGGTGATGTCGGCCAGCACCGCCTTGCGCGTGGGCTTCTCGTTGAGCCGGTGGATGGGCATCACCGGGAAGAGCTGGTCGATGGCCCACGAGTCCGGCAGCGACTGGAACACCGAGAAGTTGCAGAAGTAGGTGTCCGACAGCTGCTTCTCCAGCGTGTCCAGCTCCTCGGGGATCTCTCCCTGCTCCCGGGCAATGCGCATGATCTTGTGGCAGATGGCCCAGTAGACGTTCTCCGCGGCCACGCGCTGCTCCAGCGAGAGGTGGCCCAGCGAGAAGAGGGTGAGGCTCTCCTCCTTGGCGTCCTGCGCGTCGTGCCAGGACTCCAGCAGGTTCTTGTTCGTCACGTCCTTGAAGGTGCTCACCAGGTTGCGCACCACCGCCTGCGCTTTGTCGTCCACCTTCTCCGGCACCTGCGCCGGGTCGAACTCGCTGGTGCCCAGCACGTCCACTACCAGCACCGCGTGGTGCGCCACCACCGCTCGGCCGGACTCGGACACCAGCGTCGGGTGCGGCACCCCGGCCCGGTCGCACGCCTCCATCACCCCGAACACCACGTCGTTGGAGTACTCCTCCGTGGTGTAGTTCATGGACGAGGTGAAGTTCGTCTGCGAGCCGTCGTAGTCCACGCCCAGGCCGCCGCCCACGTCCAGGTACTGCAGCGGCGCGCCCTGGCGGGCCACCTCCACGTAGAAGCAGCCCACCTCGCGCAGCGCGTTCTTCACGTTGCGGATGTTGGAGATCTGGCTGCCCAGGTGGAAGTGCAAGAGCTCGAAGTGCTGCAGCAGGCCCGTCTCGCGCATGAAGGCGATGGAGCTCATCAGCTCCGAGGAGGTGAGGCCGAACTTGGAGCGGTCTCCGCCCGAGGCCTCCCACTTGCCCGCGCCGCGCGTGGACAGGCGCACGCGTACGCCCAGCCGCGGGGCGATGCCCGTGCGCCGGGCCACCTCGGCGATCAGCGGCAGCTCGCTGGGCTTCTCCACCACCAGGATGACCTTGCGGCCCAGGCGGGAGAAGAAGAGCGCCGTCTCCACGTACTCCTCGTCCTTGTAGCCGTTGCAGATGACCAGCCCGTCATCGTTGTCCAGCAGGGCCATCACCGCCAGCAGCTCCGGCTTGCTGCCCGCCTCGAGCCCGTAGCCGTACTGCTTGCCCTGCTCGACGATGGTCTCCACCACGTACCGGTGCTGGTTCACCTTGATGGGGTAGACGCCCTTGTACTGGCCCTTGTAGTTGTGCTCGGCGATGGCCTTGCGGAACGCCTCGTTGAGGTGGCGGACCCGGTGGCGCAGCACGTCCGTGAAGCGGATCAGCAGCGGCAGGCCGATGCCCCGGCGGCGCACTTCGTCCACCAGCTCCTTGAGGTCCATGCTGGCCGCTTGCGGCCCGTCCGGGTGGACGCACACGTGGCCCTTGTCGTTGATGCCAAAGTAGGGGTTGCCCCAGTTGCGGATTCCGTACGTCTCCAGGGCGTCGGCAAGGGTCCAACGGTGCTGCGGGGGCGAGGTGATGGCCATTGCGTCTCAGGGCCTCCGGGGAGGGGTGGGTGGCTGGAGTGCCAACAACCCGTGGAACGCGCGCAACTATAGGGAAAGCGTCCCGGCTTCAATAGCCGACTGATCGGAGAGCAGCCGAGCAGGCGGCGCTACAGGCCCGTGGGGCCGTTCAGGTGGGCCTGCTCGCGTTTCATTCCTACCCTTCTGTCGAACGCTGGGAGGACGCGTGGACCGAAGGGGAGGGTACATGGAGTCGTCCGTACGCAGGGAAGAAGAGCCGGTCCTCACACCCCGGCAGATCTTCGAGCGGTTGGATCGCTACGTGATCGGCCAGGAAGAGGCCAAGCGCGCGGTGGCCATCGCCGCGCACAACCACCTCAAGCGCATCCAGGCGCGCAGGATGCGCCGGGGGTCGCTGATCAAGAAGTCCAACATCCTGCTGATCGGGCCTACGGGGAGCGGCAAGACGCACATCGCCCGCAACCTGGCGGAGATCCTCTCCGTCCCGTTCACCACCGTGGACGCCACCGAGTACACGGAGGCCGGCTACTACGGCAAGGACGTGGAGGTGATGATCTCGGATCTGCTCTTCAAGGCGAACCACTCCGTCGAGGACACGCAGCGGGGCATCATCTTCGTGGACGAGGTGGACAAGATCGCCCGGCGCACCCAGGGGGCGCGCAATGGCGCGGGCAGCCGGGACATCGGCGGCGAGGGCGTGCAGCAGGCGCTGCTCAAGCTGCTCGAGGGGCGCGAGGTGTTCGTCCCCATGAACGTCACCCAGGCGTGGAACAAGAGCGACTTCGTCCAGATCGACACCAAGGACATCCTCTTCATCTGCGCCGGCACGTTCTCGGATCTCCACGACTACGGGGACGGGGGCTCGCGCCCGCTGGGCTTCGGGGCCGAGGAGGCCGTGCGGCGGGTGCAGAAGCGCATCAGCGTCAAGCAGCTCGTGGACTTCGGGATGCTCGCGGAGTTCCTGGGCCGCCTGCCGGTGATGGTGCAGCTCCACGCGCTGGGCGAGCAGGATCTGCTGCGCGTGCTCACCGAGCCGCCGGACTCCGTGCTGCGCGAGCTGCGGGAGCTGCTCTCGTATGACGAGATCGAGCTGGACTTCACCGAGGAGGCCCTGCGCGCGGTGGTGCGCTTCTCCGCGGAGAAGGGGCTGGGGGCGCGTGGCCTGCGCTCCATCCTGGAGCACGTCATGGCGGACGTGATGTTCGACGCGCCCGAGCTGCGGCGCCGCCGGCTGACGGTGGACGCGGACTTCGTGCGCGGTCGCCTGGCCGGCCTGGACACGGCCCAGCTCAGCGTCTGAGCCCTCGCCAGTCCTGCGAGAGGACTGGACCTGGAGGGGTGGGCTTCTGTAAGACCTCCGAACCTGGGAAGATCGCTTCCCAGCGTGGGCCTGCGGTGGGGCGGCTCGCGAGCGGAGGCGTTGTCATGAGCGGCCCGGAGCAAGAGCCCAAGGCGGGCCCACCCCCCATTCCTTCGCCGGAGTCCTCCGAGCCCGCCGCATTGCAGGCGGTGACGGTGCGGCGCGCCAGTGACTCTTCGGGGGAGTGGGAATCGCCCACCGTGGTGCGCCCGGGGCCTCCGGTGCCGAACGAGGCCGAGCAGGAGGCTCGGTTCGCGGAGGGCTCGGAGCTGGGAGACGTGCCCGGCTCGCTCATTCCCGGGCACACCCTGGCGGGCCGGTACACCGTGCTGGACAAGCTGGGGCAGGGGGGCATGGGCGTGGTGGTCGCCGCCTATGACTCGCGGCTGGACCGGCGCGTGGCGCTC from Hyalangium gracile harbors:
- a CDS encoding ATPase domain-containing protein, producing MSTGQGAGQGEKDRKTGHERLITGVPRLDFITKGGLLKGASYSVLGPPGSGKTVLANQIAFNHVKNGGRALYVTLLSESHARMLANLQEMTFFDASVIPERLHYISGYAELEKEGLKGLLDMVRRTALQHQASLLIIDGMDAAKEFARSDLTFKRFLQDLQTFVGLLGCTTLLLSPHHEGELHPENTAVDGVFELSLWLSGPRAVRELVALKFRGSDSLLGRHEVEISERGIVIHPRTEVQFANPEEKGREDRIRMSFGIPRLDESLHGGLLSGSTTMLLGAPGTGKTLLGLHFLLQGAREGQPGVYFGFYETPPRLLEKAAGVGMKDLKKYVDKGLIEIQWQPPLEHNMDSLAERLLERIQERNVKRLRLFIDGVSGFRSAAVYPDRIGRFFSALSHQLRMLDSTTIYSEETPLLSSGVDAPLPEAAAYVENIILMRYVELRSQLYRLISIMKMRESQYDSGIREFAITDEGINVADTFESAEAILTGHARLREGARAEDVAPPMGSDGAKKKSKRRGLLRRRKS
- a CDS encoding hybrid sensor histidine kinase/response regulator; amino-acid sequence: MNAPGHTGERPPPKATILNVNDHPATLYMVSHMLRMAGYQVLEAANGRQALTIAAGQPDLVLLDVHLPDLDGYEVCRRLRQNEDTRDLLIAHLSAVSVQHEDRIRGLAHGADAYWTTPMDEEELLANIEALLRLQGRAQSAIRARDEFLSVAAHELKTPLTALRLNLERALYLALRSSTDTIPKSSVEKSLSPAVRQIERLQQLLDALLDVSRVTSHRLRLEVSAVDLVEVVGEMALRLEAQARAVGVKLQFELPHEPVVLFGDRLRLEQVVTNLVTNAIKYGAGRPVHISVEERPEWAMLQVRDEGIGIAPEDQSRIFGRFERATSTQQSQSLGLGLYITKEIVTAHGGTISVTSQPGQGATFQVLLPRRRTERY
- a CDS encoding SMI1/KNR4 family protein is translated as MPTAMRALLEEISRRHFPHPPATLEEIAALEKRMGWRLDPDLRDFYLHCNGAELFKRLPDAPYQILPLSEIVRARVAVFGKDEDRLGPVSQYAICDVQDGNYVLIDVSRQEQGRYPIIDCDHEAFPDPAYCPQIAASFAEFLEGALRSQGRHFYLQTEKN
- a CDS encoding PHP domain-containing protein, with the protein product MIDLHSHTTASDGQHSPEELLALASAAGVTVLAVTDHDTVAGLAAAKEAAKARGMELVPGIELSAFVLGREAHILGHFLRPEDPDISRFADMLRTERQQRMEQMVEKMRKLGFPVRMEDVYAIAEKGHLARPHLARVLVEKGWCVDTKEAFDRFLGDGRPAWVDRFRLDGADAIKLIRNAGGTATLAHPGTSKMNRMEVETLAKAGLAGLEVHHSDHNPSVREKYLSLAREFDLVPTAGSDFHGEKVAPGRHLGTASMPQELFAKLRSRADSQRAS
- a CDS encoding deoxyhypusine synthase family protein; this translates as MAKTSNPKKSLRSAYSGARKADPRPITGKEKPTELLAHAFSAYVGRQERTAFELMTKSLEQDASIFLTLSGAMTPAGLHQSCLIPLIEKGVISALTTTGANLYHDAHRIIGHAIREVNPNAGDLQYRLARIIRIYDLGFWEEALLDTDRLFSAIIRGPEFQRKMTTPEFHYLLGKAVYQIEKKLGVKQPSLLSTCYKHAVPIWVGAVQDGSIFLNVVKLKRLLGAEFKFELDINDDVYSMAAMQHFCRHHGSKKLAIWILGGGVPKNYTLQGEPLLDQILNVPTTGFDIDVQFCVDPVDNGALSSCPAGEGHTWGKVSVEAVETGSMYVHCDVTAVFPWLTHALLSEPKNKRKPMRLMDKMQEAIGFLDADVKKRSKTLMKTLDWSIQDAEPSTAEDAEKHEAYVR
- a CDS encoding OsmC family protein; the encoded protein is MSQPSQPTGVVMTATTAPAFKTQLQHGPSGSSFATEAPKDNGGTGGSFSPTDLVGAALASCALTTMALAASRENIPFGEAKATVEKRMTPPPRRIGELVLNIQMPAGLSRAHRARLEEVAHGCPVARSLHPDLKLPVTFSYPDEPREG
- the speA gene encoding biosynthetic arginine decarboxylase, with product MAITSPPQHRWTLADALETYGIRNWGNPYFGINDKGHVCVHPDGPQAASMDLKELVDEVRRRGIGLPLLIRFTDVLRHRVRHLNEAFRKAIAEHNYKGQYKGVYPIKVNQHRYVVETIVEQGKQYGYGLEAGSKPELLAVMALLDNDDGLVICNGYKDEEYVETALFFSRLGRKVILVVEKPSELPLIAEVARRTGIAPRLGVRVRLSTRGAGKWEASGGDRSKFGLTSSELMSSIAFMRETGLLQHFELLHFHLGSQISNIRNVKNALREVGCFYVEVARQGAPLQYLDVGGGLGVDYDGSQTNFTSSMNYTTEEYSNDVVFGVMEACDRAGVPHPTLVSESGRAVVAHHAVLVVDVLGTSEFDPAQVPEKVDDKAQAVVRNLVSTFKDVTNKNLLESWHDAQDAKEESLTLFSLGHLSLEQRVAAENVYWAICHKIMRIAREQGEIPEELDTLEKQLSDTYFCNFSVFQSLPDSWAIDQLFPVMPIHRLNEKPTRKAVLADITCDSDGKIEHFIDKREVKDSLELHSLNDDDYYLGIFLVGAYQEILGDLHNLFGDTHAVQVSLAPNGGYLIDHVVEGDTVNEVLHYVSYNKDDLVARLRKFTEVALRQGRITLDESRSLLRMYEEGLGGYTYLERDVDAKFAAASHGQLRLVAPHDAGAPRTTPPPTGT
- the clpX gene encoding ATP-dependent Clp protease ATP-binding subunit ClpX, with amino-acid sequence MESSVRREEEPVLTPRQIFERLDRYVIGQEEAKRAVAIAAHNHLKRIQARRMRRGSLIKKSNILLIGPTGSGKTHIARNLAEILSVPFTTVDATEYTEAGYYGKDVEVMISDLLFKANHSVEDTQRGIIFVDEVDKIARRTQGARNGAGSRDIGGEGVQQALLKLLEGREVFVPMNVTQAWNKSDFVQIDTKDILFICAGTFSDLHDYGDGGSRPLGFGAEEAVRRVQKRISVKQLVDFGMLAEFLGRLPVMVQLHALGEQDLLRVLTEPPDSVLRELRELLSYDEIELDFTEEALRAVVRFSAEKGLGARGLRSILEHVMADVMFDAPELRRRRLTVDADFVRGRLAGLDTAQLSV